A stretch of DNA from Misgurnus anguillicaudatus chromosome 15, ASM2758022v2, whole genome shotgun sequence:
attaaaagttaCTTGTGGTGCGGTGTCTATAAAACAAGCCGACAGATAAAATATAAAGCTCATTTGTGTGATTTATAATAAATCTGTATGAAATAACAATAACAGTCCTTGATGATATTTAACACAAAGCAACAaacattgtatatattttatcaatTCATGCAGtccctgggatcgaaccctTAGCGTTACCACTCTCTTCTCTTTTGTAAAGATAAATGTGAAATGTAGATAAGACGGAAAGAGATATAACCTAAACGTCACAAGTGAACACACAAAACAGCTAAGAACACAGACAGACGAAAGTTTGTGATGAGGACAGATGCATGACCTCTATCCCCGGGGGAGCATGTTTGCATTTCCAAGAAGCATTACTTAAGGAATTCATTCCTAAGCCTAATATTTCACTCCACATTCGGTTTGACGCATAAGCGATTTTGTCAGAATCCACAGCCTCTTACCTTAAATCAGATAAGGAAAACGACTGACCAATAAAAACTGCGAAATACCAACAACTGTGATTaataaaaatccagacaatAATAGCTACAGATATGCCATGGCAGATTTAATATAAGTGGTTCCAGAGAACGAAAATGCCTTAGGATTGAAGTGATGAAATGACTAAAACACAAAACAGAGGACAGACATGGATTATCAGGTGCACGAACAGCCAAACGTCAATGATGAGTGTAAAGTTATCCGACATTTTATACAGGAAGCTGTGAAGGTCAGCATACTTTCACCTAACAGGTGATGCTTCCTAGAATGTTAATTAACTGAAATGCTTCTGGCTTATTTTAGTTAGAAACAAGATGTTGAATCATCCACAGTTCTGGTAAGACTCTTCTGTTAAATACAAGGGTAGGCTTGAGCTACCCGCACTTGTTTTCCCAAGAAAACCTGGCACTTAgaagttatttttatatatgtaagtACGTAAGCTCTTGTTCTTGAAACGTTAAGCAATCGAAAAAGAAACCCTAAAATCGATCAAAAAAGGTGTTCAGGAACTAATGCTTTTAATAGGAGATAAAAATTTAACAACGTAATTTCTTGCCTCATTTGACCTTATGTTCAGATGCCATTGAAAATAAACTTAAGTGGGTCTTAAACTTAAAGTTGAATGATTCCAGAAACTACTCGTAGAAAAATGAACACCAAACTATAACAGGCCCACAGCGGACACCGGCACATAAAATGCTTTCATGACACAATAGTTTATGTAACAGCACCACCTAAATCTGCTTGTGCTTTCCTTCTAAACACGAAATACACAGACCGATGGTATAAAAGACACGACCCTCTTGTTTTGAATCAAATCTGTTGGATCAGTCTGTGATGGGTTACATTATTGTGGATGCAGAGATCATTAAAACTAACAAATAAGTAACACATGCCCTTAGATTCGATGTCACTGTACAAAACTGCCTTTCACATATGCACAAAAtgacaataataaataacaaaaaagtgcatttaGATCGAATATCATTGTGGTTTAACGATGCATTACTTGGCAAGTGAAAACAGGAGGGCAGGTATGTTATGACACGACGATATGATAAGATGTGTCATTTTCATGGAGGAGATCCTCTTGTTGAGGCTTAAAATAATTTGTGGCTGTCTGTATTCATCGATTTGATGATGTTGCAATAACAAGGCCTCAAGGGGACTTGCCCCATCTGCTTGGAAGAGCATCACACTCTTTTTTCCTCCAGTCTTTACTAAAGCACAGATATAACCGAGTCTGGTTTCAACCTGTTGCAGCCACATTTAACAGCTGTTATGTACAGATACGAGGAACATAAAGGTTATCGCTCTATTGCCAAAACACAAGAAACGCATCACAGCTGCTCTACTGTTATTCATTCATCAACATATATGAAGCTGACAATATTGAAATAAAGTCTGACAAATAATGAAACTCAATTCAAAGTTAACTTGTAAgccataaaaaattataaaagaaACTGGCAACTACACTGCTGTTTACTGACTACAGAGGGATCTCAGCTGGAACACAGCAGATAGTCGATGTTTTTAAGACATCATAGTTTATCACTTTAAAACACTCGCACAGTGTCATTGTAAAATTCAAAACTGTTCTTCAGATAAAGGCGACGAGGCGTCTGACGCTTTGCTCGGACTTAAATATAGAACTGGGCGTTAATCGACTCGAAAGGAAGCTTGTAAAAGTAATGTTGTCTTTCCTGAGCATGTACAAACCATATCTTCTGTTGACGGGCACATTTCCAGCAGTTTTACCAGACACTTCACGTGATGTTACCATAGTCACACAGTCTATTTGCAATTCTAGCTTGTCTAATGTGCTGGAACAGTGCATTGAAAACCAGACAGAGCGCAGAGAAAATTGGCATGCTGCAACTGTGTAGAACCCATAGATAATTTTAGTAACACTATAGTGAATATTGGCAATATGAGATTTgatttattagttaaattaataatttatttaatttagtttaaaatataattagatctgagtttattaaaaaataccTTAAACTTCAAGAGtaatagtatagtatagtataataTGGTACAGAAGAGACTAGACTAGACTGGACTAGACTAGACTTCCTTTTAAGGAAGTCGCATCCCTCCGCCATCAAAAACGGTTGATTATGCGCAAAGTTCTCTCCCAGAGGATTCACGGTTGGCGATCGATTGTCTCTTTTTACTGTTCTGACCGCTGTGTTTTTGCCCCATTCATATCAATCACAGTGACACATCttgttattattaaatatagaatagaatagaatagaatagaatagaatagaatagaatagaatagaagtTTTGAATTTTGATTTTAgttgactgaaatgtttctcataatattaaaattatttaatctgaatttataaacttaaaatgttagaaattacattgtagacaaaaatataattgtgcAACAAATTTCTgaagttttattaaaaatgggTGACTTGGACCAAATGATGAataaaaagcagccaataaaaGCCCATAAAAGATGAAAATTCTTTCAATAttgtttactgaaataaatgattcattcaatttactcaattttttaaggtaagtggttgcaatcaatttatttaagctacatttaaacaagagttttttattttattttactttactaatcttttttggtttccatgtagcttaaataaattgattgcaaccacttaccttaaaaaattgagtaaattgaatgaataatttttttagtttgaaaATCATCCCTAGGTGAGAcagaacactgaaaaaaaatattcattcaatttactcaattttttaaggtaggtggttgcaatcaatttatttaagttacatttaaacaaaagttttttattttattttattttactaattgtttttgtttaattgtagcttaaataaattgattgcaaccacttaccttaaaaaaagtaatacaaTGCTTAATACAATGCTCAAATTTGTGACCTGGCTGTGAAATCcaagctaaagtctcataatcattaatagatttggagcatcaaactttgattataatttttgcttaatcaatattaaatttatcaaggttatattttcacataatgttttttaaattatgtagggtgatttatgtagaaaacagtaaaaattatCCTGAATTATAATATACATGGGTCACATacagttttaatttaatttggaTGTTTTTAGTCAAAATATAATTCctagttacatttgtgttattccaGAGTTTATTATTATCCTAAAATGTGGAATATATATCTCCAAAAAATAAACTTCTCTGACTGTTTGTCTCATTTCTTTCACAAATTATTTTGACAAGTCATCTGGTATCAGATTAGTTGTTCTCGATATAGAAATCATTAATTCCACATTCCTAACTTGTTACCAAAATGTGTAGGTGGTTGGAATGCACAAGTGATTGTTGAGCCATTATCCCAATGACAACATCTTATActcacatcattttgaaataaactCTCGATCATCAATTAGATGTGCATTCCAGATGCTTTGCAGAAAGTTAATCATCAAATGTTTACAAGTCTGATACCGGAGCATATTTGCCTGACAAATTCTGACTTTGTCCATCTACAGTTCAAAACCTTTTGCTCTGTGAAACAGAAGATATGAGAATGATAAGAAATGGTGTCACCTATAATTAAAAAAGATATTACAGGAATGTTCAAGAAATCATTTCTCTAGGGGTTTATATTCCATCCCCTAGGGACAGGGCACGTAAACTAAGAACAAGGATGTGGCTGCTATCACTCAAGACAACTCCCGCCCCCCTCCCACCCCCTGTAAAGCATATAAAGCACTCAGGTTTTCTGTGAAACTCAGACTATTAGAAGTGTCACAGCTGAATACTCAACCTTAAATAACTGAGATTTGGACGTTACTTGGACTTACCCAAAATTGCGGACATTTCTTGAGTTTACAGAATTTATCAGGTATGTTTTTTTGAAATGCTACTACTAGTTGTTAACTGTGGCTCATTTTGGTGTCACCCCAAAGGTCAAGGTAACAATATGCTTAGATGTTTGACTTTCTGGTTGGTCTAACTTTGCACCAAGGCAGTCCTGATGCACTCCAATAGAGCAGCACAGCACCAAGTGTGCACTTGTTTCTACAAGCTCCACACAATGATGAGACTTGCTTATGGACTGTTGCGTGCTTGAGcaaatttttactttaaataagTGACCAGTATGGGGTCCAACAAGAACATTAATATCCTGGTTTTGGAAATTTGTATGAGAAAATCATAAGATGTCCTTTTCGAGGAATGGACCATTTTTGGAAAGGTTTAACCTAAGCATGCATTTTATATGGTTAAAAACATCTTTCAACTTTCTTCCACAGGTTTTGTTCACAATGAACTTGGTGCTTCAAAACGCTTTCCTTTGTTGTGTGCTTTCTACGCTTCTACCTTCTACAAGAGCCAACCCTCTAAATAGAGATGATTTAAAAAGGTAAGCTGATGATTTACACTCAAACTGGCGATGTTAAATCTAGGGAACATGTATAGCTTGAACCCACTTGTGAGTCATTTTGACTAAATGCATAAAGGTAAAAATGTAAACCTTATGGGTCTCTTAGGCTTAGTGATTGGCTTCAGGGTGAGGTGTGGAGAGAAGTTCGCAGTGCGTCACTTTTGCACGAGGATGACTCAACGTCTCCGCCTCTTGAACAGAACAGTGATACGGAGTCATACGTACCACAGCACAGGTGAGCAAAACATCCAGTCACATTCATTGAGTAAACAGAAAGGCTAtaataaatcaatcaatcaaaccAAACATCCATATCAGAGAAATCCAGAACAGACATGAATGtgtttctatttctctctccaggAGTTTAAGGTCAAAGAGAACAGAACCAGCCTACTCGGTAAAAAGAATCGAAAAGGCGGGCTGTAACCTTGCCACCTGCTCCGTGCACGAGCTCGCCCACCTGTTGCACATAATGCGGACCAAGATGAACAACGCCCCCCCTGACAAGATCGGCTCTAAGGGCTACGGTCGTCGACGAAGGCGGTCGCTCCCACCAACCCACCCAACTTTCGACGAAGGCCGTCTAAAGCTGGCCTTGCTCCAAAACCTTAAAAGGCGAGGCACCCGAAAAGGGACTTGATgcacttctgtggtttgtccagaGCATTTGGCTCACTTTACTCAGTGAAATACTACTGAAACATCTATGCTGAACGTTAGTGTACTCTCCTCAGGCACAAAGGTGttgaaacaacaacaacaagtcCAAGCAACTGGATCATCCTTCTCTCTATCATGTGCTTGATGAATGGGCCAGAGAAGGATTCAGGTCGCTTGGAGAGAATGAGTGCTTGTGGGATAAGGAGGACTCCCCATCAGTTGGGagaaaatttgatgtttttttttttaaaaaaagtcttgtttgGGTCTAAGGCAGTACGAGAGGACATAGGTGGTCAatgctctgtgtgtgtttagcAATCTTGTCATTCTAATGGACCGTTTGGGACTTGACTTTCTGTCTCTTGTGCAGTACAGATGTGTCCTCTGCTGGTGGAACGAGGGAACAACCAAGGACACGCCCACTGCCTACTCTACCTGCCAAACGATGACAGAGGAGGACACAGAGAATATATCAAGAGGGAAAGAGGACTAAGACTGTTTAAGTTAATAATCCTGGACCTCTTTTTGGAAGTATTAAGTATTGTTGTcctcaagatgtgttttgggACATCTACATACTTGAAGACTTATAGCTGTATCTATACCTTGGGAGATGTGCAATAATTTAAATTCACATGATTATGTAGTCTATTAttaatgtatatttatgtatattatgaaaaaactgTATATTACTAAatatgcatatatttatacctATATAATGTACATGTACTCTTTAGATGAAACTATTGTATACGTAAAAAGGGCATTGTACagttttaagtttattttgaaatgtctaaCCAATGACTTATAATGCAAATCATTTTCCAGGAGTGAATTCATAATGTTACAGCTGTTAAATAATAaccacagagagagagagagagagagagagagagagagagagagagagagagagagagagagagagagagaatgtaaatgtgaatataatattgtattACCTGAATGAGAAGTACaattgtgtttgtttgggtgcCATATAGAGCTTTAAAAGCGGAATAAACATCTTTCAATACAAATGACCAAACAtctctttgttttttataaacagaaaatgatttttttccattGAAAGCATAATTTCACTTCATGGAGTTGTGGAAATAATAAACATGATGTCCTGTAaaacattttgcattttaaatcacATTGCAGTGTTAAAATGTGAGTAAAGAACTTGAAGAATTagtgtcattttaaagaaattacaatatataataagaaaaaaatagttGTGCAAATTTTCTTTTTCGGAGCTCAACATATTGTTTACTGCATCACTTTATAGATCAATCAAGTATTATTGATTTGAAAAGTTTTAATACCATAATATTTAGAAAATCCATTAACGTTATGACATTTTGACTGGGGTCCTCAAATGATTCCATCAtgaaattgagattttagtaataagtaaaaaaaaaacatccccaTAAAGATAATAACGACTTTGATGTGCAGTTTTAACTTATTTGAATCAGTTGAAAACCATATTTGACACTGTCACTGGCCCATAAAATGTCGGAGTAATAAAAAAGAGCGTGTTTTAAAGGGTTTTGTGGAGAAAAATGTTTCTCTGGTAAATAAATGCATTACATACACAGTAGAGGGCGCTCTTTGCTCTTGAGTTAGACACgctgaaatgcaaaaaaataaataaaaaaatacgatGTGAGTGAGAGGAGTAACATGTGTGTGAGGTGGATAATAGGCCTATATTGTGTGAGAGAAGTAACAAACACAGAACAGACTGTCAAAAGCAAAGTAAGTTAACGATAAGCTAATTTCCTGtgacacacacatgcagacaaAAACGCAGTCTTGCGAAACATGTTTCAACAGATGGTAAGGCGAGATTTGCATTAACTGACTGCTAaagtaatgtttacattacagtGTTACATTCAAGTTTACCATTGATACAAATAAATATGAACACTCACGTGAGGTATGCACCTTTCAAAAAGGTGGTCGCACTCGGTGGGGTCTGTCAGGAGAAGACGTTAGGATAAGACACGAGCCGAATTTAACCGTTTAACGCCAACTTTTTACTTCCCAGACGGATTCTGCGTACCAATTCGCCTAAGTTACCTATACTATGCCCAAAAGTATACATTTGGGTGCGTTGCAGAGGTGTATGCAAGTATGGGAAATGAAGTGACGTGGTTGCCTAGACAACACCGTGATCCGTCACACACATCAAAACACAACTCCTCGCACTTTAAGCATGCAAACAAtcgttaatgtaatgttaactatataattattattttaattgattCAGCGAAGTtctaatttattaatttagtgtAGTCGCCAAACTCTTCCCcctagagacagagcgcagcgcgtcataacctgaaaaccacgcccaccgggggaaagcaatccaaccgtctccattgactttgtattgcgagaagccgcctccttgtcatttctggcttataacaaaaaactgaataatgcctaaaagctgctgtgtgacaatatgtacagctaacaagccaaagaacccagaaataagtttttataagctgtcgagccgtaaaacccagcttttaaggagaataaagtggatcgccgactacgtttccccctattggacgcagttttactataggagtactatgaaaagttgcctgtttccatttctgtgtctttaaacgctcgtttttttgaagttgaaagcttataaaaacgtatttgtttttttttttgggttgttagatgtacaccttgtcacacagcagcttttaggtattaatctgtttttaagtttaatctgtaaataagtttttataagctgtcgacccccaaaaacaagcgtttaaagacacagaaatggatacaggcaacttttcatagtaatactattagtagaactgcgtccactagggggaaaagTAGTCGACttggcgatccactttattctccttaaagactgggttttacggctcgacagcttataaaaacttatttctgggttctttggcttgttagctgtacatattgtcacacagcagcttttaggcattattcagttttttgttataagccagaaatgacaaggaggcggcttctcgcaatacaaagtcaatggagacggttggagcgctttcccccccggtgggcgtcgttttcaaatttgcataactgcgctctgtctctatgagtTGTGGCTAATTTacaattttaatattaaaattttcaataGAAATAGATACTCATCTCTTTAGGGATattcattgtttattaatatGAGTTGGGACACAATAAATTCAAATGCTATGTAGGACAGATAGTTGAATTGGGAGATATTATTAGAAGTGATCTGGACTTTGTAATATGTATataaattacaaatgtacatttttgtgtactatgagaaaagaaaaaactaaaataaaggcaaacagtatatttaataaaaacttatCCACACCACTAGGGGTCTACTATCTACCAAATATTGTTTAACACTCTGAGGGCATATGCAAAACACTATAAAGATAAACAATAAGCACGTCTAGTTCTTGAAAAACAATGGCTATAGGTAATTCCTCTGGAAATATTGACCAAAAACAGTGACTCACTCAGCTTGGCTCATTTTATGCATTAAAATGCTTTCCACAATTACAGTGTGAGGACTTTCACCTTTCCCAGCACATAAAGGGTTAAGTGCTGTGACAGTTTTATCTTGTAAATGCAAGTTGTCAGAGCCTTGAGTCAGATCTTCGCACCCAGACACCAGCGAAACCACTAAGCACAGCGGTGTTTTTTGGGGACAGACACGCAAAGAGAGAAACAGAAGTGAAGACTGCAGGAAGAAGGTCTAAAGGGTAAGCAGGGGTTTAGGCTAACTCTTTAAAACTGAGTTTATTAATGCATTGGCTGTTGGGTAGTTAGAACTGAAAGCTGTAACCTGTCCTCTCGTGCAAACTTGTGCAGGTTTGAACCTGCTGCAGAGATGTTGGCTCATTCCATACTTCATACATGCCGTGTAGATTAGAGTACATTATTGTTTTGCTCTTCTTTGTATACATGCCAGctgctttgtttacagtttatgCTTCTTAATAAAAGCATGTTAAATAGATTACAGATCTATAAAGTGTGGCATTAGGTGTGGTGACATTCTTAACCACTGAGCCATTTTCATTTTGAAAGTAGAGTTTGTGTACTTtgtggcaagatgagaaataaCAACCGTCAAGCTCTTTAATGTTAACGGCTTCATTCTGTTCATTGCCAACAGTATAACACAATGAATATTTAGTGTGTGCTACAAAACGAGTTTCgtatatttaaaaagtacaccaGGAAACACTGTATACACTCTGTTTGCCGGCGGACTGTACTGTAGTGCCTTGCCAGATCAATTTTAGTACTCAAATTTCCTTTTCCTGTTTGCAAAATCAGCGAGATTGGCTGTAAGCTTTCATCAGTACTAAGAGGTAAAACACTTTTACAAGTCTCATAAAagattaacaaatacatttgtaaGTGGAATTTTTATACATCCATGAAGTAATCTGTCGTTAGGAGAATTTTACTCTTTACATGAAAGCGTTTTAAGGACTTTGTCTATCTCTCTTCCTGCTTTTCAGGAATCATATTACATCTAAGATGAGGAGAAGAGAAACCCCTCTGTTTAAGCAACAATCAACACCCAATTTTGGGAAGGGTAAGTTTGACACAGTGTGCCACACTATTATACTTAATGTTGGTTTGCTTAGACTCAACCATGTCAGTTTGTCACTTCTCTTTTTCGTATGATAGCACAGACAGGCAAATAAAACGTATAGTTTCACGAGAGGAAACGGCAAAGATAAATGATCAGATCTGTGGCATGTTGTCTAGTATTAGTCTCACTTTTTAAGTAGGTTAAAAGCATAGCAAGACATGTTCGGGTACACTTTCTTTTCAACTGTGTCATAAAGTGGTCAGTGATCAAGAGCTGGATGTTTCTAAAAATAACCTCTTTGCAAAGAAACAGCAGTTTAAATCTCCACCAGGAGATGTTAAccgcataaaacaatgttacttGAGGGGTCAGTTTTAgtcttttaaaaacacaagttTTATACCACAAGAAAGATGTTGACATTAAAGCAGCATTTCAcctgtagaaacattaatctttattaaaagtgtatcatatttgtagtcgaaatgtaacataaatttcaaatttggtgcctattcgacagagaaaaggagtgtttgtagtctcaccccctctacaaagatataggacttccttctttcaatgatgcaaaatgatgatttttacatcattaaagcaacaccatgtaatttttcaaccttcataataaattttcaagacccttatgatagtacatcgactttaaataggttgaatgacatgtctaccataacctgacggggtctgtatcggttttactcgtactttaaaacttaggCTTTCTGGTAGTAAACCagaacacaaaaaaaactacaaaattcgactgctttacggcatacgtcacttcctccacacaattttttttacgcgaattttgctggaggctactaaaggagtgtagagagcaatttctattatgtgactctgtggcaccgtGTTAGTGTCACGGACATTTGACACGGTcaacccgagttcgattcccctttaaggcaatttttttataaactcaatcttgattcatacataaatgcgatcttctttataaatgacggtgattatcttgcatatagttccctgtattcagatgctgcattcacgtgttcacgtttttacctttcttttactgtctgtatttacattacaatccaggatgctatagcagtcaaacttgctcaaactcacacagtgtaaaaccaaaccctattcattcaccaatccctattcattcaccaatcagatccgagcgtttctctcttctctcttcctcatttgctgcgttccgctgtcattcacgtgacgtattacaaagcggcagacctaaacacattgGTTTAcctggatttggagcgacaattttcacacaaaagagagcgccattgcggaaaatcatggtggcgagggagagagagacgatgcaacaatatgtgtttcgaaaaaggcaaggaaatacttctggtcgtttctcaattggaaggcttcagcctccggaggtcaaatatgcaggctgcatatgtcatcaagcctggtttattaaggtaaactgagcattacattcgcaagtcataagcatactgcaacaatttacgattaactaagtataatagtcaactttgtaattgttaatattctgaaataagacagtcttgatgacgtatgcagcttagaaatacgacatccggaggctgcaaccttcagattgagaaatggcttctgccacgagttcctcatcagaaatcAGAAatatgactgcgtttctccctgatgcctcaaaatgttgattgtttagcgttttaaaggtttagtttttagtttag
This window harbors:
- the admb gene encoding uncharacterized protein admb isoform X2, whose translation is MNLVLQNAFLCCVLSTLLPSTRANPLNRDDLKRLSDWLQGEVWREVRSASLLHEDDSTSPPLEQNSDTESYVPQHRSLRSKRTEPAYSVKRIEKAGCNLATCSVHELAHLLHIMRTKMNNAPPDKIGSKGYGRRRRRSLPPTHPTFDEGRLKLALLQNLKRCVLCWWNEGTTKDTPTAYSTCQTMTEEDTENISRGKED
- the admb gene encoding uncharacterized protein admb isoform X1 codes for the protein MNLVLQNAFLCCVLSTLLPSTRANPLNRDDLKRLSDWLQGEVWREVRSASLLHEDDSTSPPLEQNSDTESYVPQHRSLRSKRTEPAYSVKRIEKAGCNLATCSVHELAHLLHIMRTKMNNAPPDKIGSKGYGRRRRRSLPPTHPTFDEGRLKLALLQNLKRHKGVETTTTSPSNWIILLSIMCLMNGPEKDSGRLERMSACGIRRTPHQLGENLMFFFLKKVLFGSKAVREDIDVSSAGGTREQPRTRPLPTLPAKR